Proteins found in one Misgurnus anguillicaudatus chromosome 3, ASM2758022v2, whole genome shotgun sequence genomic segment:
- the LOC129444549 gene encoding uncharacterized protein isoform X2, with protein sequence MSSLDIQDDIDEDVFNDIRNSVIDWAVFEDPENITPSEEEETIEDSFSDDSDDEDYMPPLCIRNSGVVTTGIHLEDLEAIGMDETVHDCPDNEPPEPTTLFEKVQIVEEGDIVGEPAAITYLICLKRLAEYLLLPIPLCTAKDPLTSVECRAPGPFRIDCKVRGTAVILQWVCPNEHCVWQWNSQPTFKFGMQAGDFMLATNILLSGNNFAKISLLFQFMNMKIVDRATFFRVQDAYCVDTIREFWHDCRSTIISGLKSKDSVVALADGRMDSPGFCAQFCTYTVMENDTKQIISVVNIDKRETKRISVNMEKEGFIRSFDKLRQEVKLTEICTDAHIQISALFNPSRGKYKDSGVHHTLDMWHGSKSLGKKIQSVGLKKGCSILLHWKRDICNHFWYCCKVNDNYDDFFSMWIGVLHHVTGEHVWALDACQHGPLADEREKEWIPKGSVAHDALSDIVLNGRWLKQVHKYLRFRSTSELESFHNHLLMYASKRNSFTFPVYEARIFLAALDYNSHCSRQPRRRPDGSIQYKKTIQ encoded by the exons atgtCATCACTAGACATTCAAGATGACATTGATGAAGATGTCTTCAATGACATCAGGAATTCTGT CATTGACTGGGCAGTGTTTGAAGATCCAGAAAACATTACACCCTCTGAGGAAGAGGAGACAATAGAGGACAGCTTTTCTGATGATAGTGACGATGAGGATTATATGCCTCCATTATGCATAAG AAACAGTGGGGTCGTTACAACTGGAATACACCTGGAGGACCTTGAGGCCATAGGCATGGATGAGACTGTCCACGATTGTCCTGATAACGAACCACCAGAACCGACCACATTGTTTGAAAAAGTTCAGATTGTGGAGGAAGGGGACATTGTTGGCGAACCTGCAGCCATAACctatttaatttgtttaaaacgTCTTGCGGAGTACCTCTTATTACCAATTCCACTGTGCACAGCCAAGGACCCACTGACTTCTGTTGAGTGTCGGGCTCCTGGACCTTTCAGGATTGATTGTAAAGTGAGAGGTACAGCTGTCATTCTTCAATGG GTATGTCCCAATGAGCACTGTGTCTGGCAATGGAATTCGCAGCCTACGTTCAAGTTTGGAATGCAGGCAGGGGACTTTATGCTGGCAACCAACATTTTATTGTCAGGAAACAATTTTGCCAAAATTTCCCTACTGTTCCAATTCATGAACATGAAGATTGTTGATCGCGCCACCTTCTTCAGAGTGCAGGATGCGTACTGCGTTGACACTATAAGAGAATTTTGGCATGACTGCAGAAGTACCATAATCTCAGGGCTTAAGTCAAAGGACAGTGTTGTAGCTCTGG CCGATGGTCGCATGGACAGCCCTGGCTTCTGTGCTCAATTTTGCACATACACAGTAATGGAAAATGACACAAAACAAATCATTTCTGTagtaaacattgacaagcgaGAGACCAAAAGAATTTCCGTGAATATGGAGAAGGAAGGCTTCATAAGAAGTTTTGACAAGCTTCGACAGGAGGTGAAACTGACCGAAATCTGCACGGATGCTCATATTCAGATATCGGCTCTCTTCA ATCCAAGCAGAGGGAAATATAAGGATAGTGGAGTTCATCACACGCTAGACATGTGGCATGGATCAAAGAGCCTTGGGAAGAAGATCCAGTCA gtaGGTCTGAAAAAGGGTTGCTCTATTCTTTTACATTGGAAGAGGGACATCTGCAACCATTTCTGGTACTGCTGCAAGGTCAATGATAACTACGATGACTTCTTT TCTATGTGGATCGGTGTTTTGCACCATGTCACCGGTGAGCACGTGTGGGCTCTTGATGCTTGCCAACATGGTCCCTTGGCAGATGAACGAGAAAAGGAATGGATTCCGAAGGGATCTGTGGCTCATGATGCTTTGTCAGACATTGTTCTCAATGGCCGATGGCTTAAACAGGTCCACAAGTACTTGCGCTTCAG ATCCACATCAGAGTTAGAGTCCTTCCACAATCACCTGTTAATGTATGCTAGTAAAAGAAACAGCTTCACATTTCCAGTATATGAAGCCCGTATCTTTCTGGCCGCCCTGGACTACAACAGCCATTGCAGCAGGCAGCCGAGGAGAAGACCTGATGGTTCAATACA GTACAAAAAAACAATTCAATAA
- the LOC129444549 gene encoding uncharacterized protein isoform X1, which translates to MLKKHFLFVCRENDFVEEAQCFSGDGETTETIPVLEASMSSLDIQDDIDEDVFNDIRNSVIDWAVFEDPENITPSEEEETIEDSFSDDSDDEDYMPPLCIRNSGVVTTGIHLEDLEAIGMDETVHDCPDNEPPEPTTLFEKVQIVEEGDIVGEPAAITYLICLKRLAEYLLLPIPLCTAKDPLTSVECRAPGPFRIDCKVRGTAVILQWVCPNEHCVWQWNSQPTFKFGMQAGDFMLATNILLSGNNFAKISLLFQFMNMKIVDRATFFRVQDAYCVDTIREFWHDCRSTIISGLKSKDSVVALADGRMDSPGFCAQFCTYTVMENDTKQIISVVNIDKRETKRISVNMEKEGFIRSFDKLRQEVKLTEICTDAHIQISALFNPSRGKYKDSGVHHTLDMWHGSKSLGKKIQSVGLKKGCSILLHWKRDICNHFWYCCKVNDNYDDFFSMWIGVLHHVTGEHVWALDACQHGPLADEREKEWIPKGSVAHDALSDIVLNGRWLKQVHKYLRFRSTSELESFHNHLLMYASKRNSFTFPVYEARIFLAALDYNSHCSRQPRRRPDGSIQYKKTIQ; encoded by the exons ATGTTGAAAAAACACTTTCTGTTTGTCTGCAGAGAAAATGACTTTGTAGAGGAAGCCCAGTGTTTTAGTGGTGATGGTGAAACAACAGAAACCATTCCAGTTTTAGAAGCAAg catgtCATCACTAGACATTCAAGATGACATTGATGAAGATGTCTTCAATGACATCAGGAATTCTGT CATTGACTGGGCAGTGTTTGAAGATCCAGAAAACATTACACCCTCTGAGGAAGAGGAGACAATAGAGGACAGCTTTTCTGATGATAGTGACGATGAGGATTATATGCCTCCATTATGCATAAG AAACAGTGGGGTCGTTACAACTGGAATACACCTGGAGGACCTTGAGGCCATAGGCATGGATGAGACTGTCCACGATTGTCCTGATAACGAACCACCAGAACCGACCACATTGTTTGAAAAAGTTCAGATTGTGGAGGAAGGGGACATTGTTGGCGAACCTGCAGCCATAACctatttaatttgtttaaaacgTCTTGCGGAGTACCTCTTATTACCAATTCCACTGTGCACAGCCAAGGACCCACTGACTTCTGTTGAGTGTCGGGCTCCTGGACCTTTCAGGATTGATTGTAAAGTGAGAGGTACAGCTGTCATTCTTCAATGG GTATGTCCCAATGAGCACTGTGTCTGGCAATGGAATTCGCAGCCTACGTTCAAGTTTGGAATGCAGGCAGGGGACTTTATGCTGGCAACCAACATTTTATTGTCAGGAAACAATTTTGCCAAAATTTCCCTACTGTTCCAATTCATGAACATGAAGATTGTTGATCGCGCCACCTTCTTCAGAGTGCAGGATGCGTACTGCGTTGACACTATAAGAGAATTTTGGCATGACTGCAGAAGTACCATAATCTCAGGGCTTAAGTCAAAGGACAGTGTTGTAGCTCTGG CCGATGGTCGCATGGACAGCCCTGGCTTCTGTGCTCAATTTTGCACATACACAGTAATGGAAAATGACACAAAACAAATCATTTCTGTagtaaacattgacaagcgaGAGACCAAAAGAATTTCCGTGAATATGGAGAAGGAAGGCTTCATAAGAAGTTTTGACAAGCTTCGACAGGAGGTGAAACTGACCGAAATCTGCACGGATGCTCATATTCAGATATCGGCTCTCTTCA ATCCAAGCAGAGGGAAATATAAGGATAGTGGAGTTCATCACACGCTAGACATGTGGCATGGATCAAAGAGCCTTGGGAAGAAGATCCAGTCA gtaGGTCTGAAAAAGGGTTGCTCTATTCTTTTACATTGGAAGAGGGACATCTGCAACCATTTCTGGTACTGCTGCAAGGTCAATGATAACTACGATGACTTCTTT TCTATGTGGATCGGTGTTTTGCACCATGTCACCGGTGAGCACGTGTGGGCTCTTGATGCTTGCCAACATGGTCCCTTGGCAGATGAACGAGAAAAGGAATGGATTCCGAAGGGATCTGTGGCTCATGATGCTTTGTCAGACATTGTTCTCAATGGCCGATGGCTTAAACAGGTCCACAAGTACTTGCGCTTCAG ATCCACATCAGAGTTAGAGTCCTTCCACAATCACCTGTTAATGTATGCTAGTAAAAGAAACAGCTTCACATTTCCAGTATATGAAGCCCGTATCTTTCTGGCCGCCCTGGACTACAACAGCCATTGCAGCAGGCAGCCGAGGAGAAGACCTGATGGTTCAATACA GTACAAAAAAACAATTCAATAA